The Candidatus Marinimicrobia bacterium CG08_land_8_20_14_0_20_45_22 region TGGGGATGAGTTTTATGGATAGGTGGTAGATCAACTAATCCCTCCATTCCATGGGTTTGAAATCGCTTTTTGTACTCGTAAAAACGGCTCCGGCTAATACCCCGTTGGCGACAGGCTTCGGAAACGTTTCCAAGTGCTTTAGCCAGTTCTAGGGCGCTTAAGCGCTTCTGGGCTAATTTTCTTTCAGCTGGTTCCATAAGACTTCTTCCCCGCCTGAATGTCGGGCAGGCTTTCGTTTTTCCTGCTGTTGTAACTTCGCTCCTCCCGAATAATCGGGATTCGCGGCGTTACAACAGCATAGTTTAATATAACTAGGCATGATTCGGAAGAAGATTAACTATACACCGGTCAGCCAGGTCGATATTACCGCGGCACTTCAACCAGAAATTACGCCTAAGAGAAATGTCTTTTACATATCTTTTCCACTAGATATTTACGTTAAGGTTAACGCTTATGGCCGGACTGTCAAATCAGTGATTGCTGGTAAAAGGAAAATGTTTTTCAGCAAAGAGCCTTATCCCTACGAAGAAGATGCCTGGATTGTTAAAATCTCAGCCGAATCTTTGACGACTCTACCCGATGGTGAGCAGCTTGTTGCGATCAATTTTAATTCGGGCGAGGCGGGGTTGCTAAATTTGCAGGTTGTTCCCAAAAGAAAACCGGCTGAGCTAACAATTACTGCTCCGGATGTCAATCACGGCAATTCGGTGCTGTTTTTATTACCGGATGGTAAAAAAATGCTCGTAGATTGTGGCAAGGCTTTTATCCGCGATAGCGTGATTATTCCTTTATTAAAGAAAAATGGCGTTTCTCACCTGGATTACCTTATCCTTAGTCATTACCATGAAGACCATGATAGCGGGGATCGAGGACAGACAATCCGTGAAAAATTCAAAGTTGATAATTTCAGGGACTACCGCGATTTTAAAGCCGGAGATGAATTTGAAATCGGCGGCGTTCATTACCGGAAATCAAATCACAGCTATCGAAATGCCTGGAGAAATATTAACAG contains the following coding sequences:
- a CDS encoding IS481 family transposase, with product MEPAERKLAQKRLSALELAKALGNVSEACRQRGISRSRFYEYKKRFQTHGMEGLVDLPPIHKTHP